One window of Halorussus sp. MSC15.2 genomic DNA carries:
- a CDS encoding TrkA family potassium uptake protein — protein sequence MRLVIVGAGRVGLRTARILQEEGHEVTVVENDTEKADRARDEGFMVVEGDGTSEEIIEQTDPETADAIGGLTGDLNVNFAACMIGKHHGCRTVLRIDEDYREDIYHKFADDVDEVVYPERLGAAGAKTALLGGNFNVIADLTEQLQLTTVVVPDESPVVSQQVSTVELPENARIYAHGREHEQMTIPLPNATIEVGDQLAVIADQTALSEVRRLLQGEAAEPAE from the coding sequence ATGAGGCTTGTTATCGTGGGTGCAGGAAGAGTCGGCCTGCGAACCGCCCGCATCCTACAGGAGGAGGGCCACGAGGTGACGGTCGTCGAGAACGACACGGAGAAGGCCGACCGCGCCCGGGACGAGGGGTTCATGGTCGTCGAAGGAGACGGGACCAGCGAGGAGATAATCGAGCAGACCGACCCCGAGACCGCCGACGCCATCGGCGGGTTGACCGGCGACCTCAACGTCAACTTCGCGGCGTGCATGATAGGCAAGCACCACGGGTGTCGGACCGTCCTGCGCATCGACGAGGACTACCGCGAGGACATCTACCACAAGTTCGCCGACGATGTGGACGAGGTGGTCTACCCCGAGCGACTCGGCGCGGCGGGTGCGAAGACGGCGCTGCTCGGCGGTAACTTCAACGTCATCGCGGACCTGACCGAGCAACTCCAGTTGACTACCGTCGTCGTCCCCGACGAGTCGCCGGTCGTCAGCCAGCAGGTCAGTACGGTGGAACTCCCCGAGAACGCACGCATCTACGCTCACGGCAGGGAACACGAGCAGATGACGATTCCGCTGCCGAACGCGACCATCGAAGTCGGCGACCAACTCGCCGTCATCGCCGACCAGACCGCGCTCTCGGAGGTGCGCCGACTCCTCCAAGGCGAAGCAGCCGAACCCGCCGAGTAA
- a CDS encoding helix-turn-helix domain-containing protein, whose amino-acid sequence MVRDPLATEDSPELQPVLDALDDPECRRIVRQLDEPMTASEISTQCDIPTSTTYRKLERLTDASILSEKTAIRTDGHHTSEYSLAFEEVSVYLDEGRQFEVSISRPTQSAEEQLAGLWAEVRKET is encoded by the coding sequence ATGGTCCGCGACCCGCTCGCGACCGAGGACTCCCCGGAACTTCAACCCGTCCTCGACGCCTTGGACGACCCCGAATGCCGACGCATCGTCCGCCAACTCGACGAACCCATGACAGCAAGCGAAATTTCCACTCAGTGTGACATCCCGACCTCGACCACGTACCGGAAGCTAGAGCGACTCACCGACGCGTCGATTCTCTCGGAGAAGACCGCTATCAGGACCGACGGTCACCACACCTCCGAGTACTCGCTGGCGTTCGAGGAGGTCTCGGTGTACCTCGACGAGGGCCGCCAGTTCGAGGTGTCCATCTCCCGCCCGACGCAGTCGGCCGAAGAGCAACTCGCGGGCCTCTGGGCCGAGGTCCGCAAGGAGACCTGA
- a CDS encoding universal stress protein — MTIVVPFDGCELSQTALVRATMLGEAFDERVLALTIVPDNDAEYARERDWLGQGEKFDRQTVVGRLREHVVELAPRAEFRDETVGRYASTGTIATKLRRAAKDAEASLVVIGSDNAGHMVSSIHSVGSTVASDEAFDVLIVRRSIPTDAAPEETSGW, encoded by the coding sequence ATGACCATCGTGGTCCCGTTCGACGGTTGCGAACTCTCCCAAACCGCCCTCGTGCGCGCCACCATGCTCGGTGAGGCGTTCGACGAGCGCGTCTTGGCACTCACTATCGTTCCGGATAACGACGCGGAGTACGCCCGCGAACGGGATTGGCTCGGACAGGGCGAGAAGTTCGACCGACAGACGGTCGTAGGGCGACTCCGCGAACACGTCGTCGAACTCGCTCCTCGCGCCGAGTTCCGAGACGAGACAGTCGGACGGTACGCTTCGACAGGTACTATCGCCACGAAACTTCGCCGTGCGGCGAAGGACGCGGAGGCCTCGCTGGTCGTCATCGGGAGCGACAACGCCGGACACATGGTCTCGTCGATACACAGCGTCGGCAGTACGGTCGCGTCCGACGAGGCGTTCGACGTTCTCATCGTACGTCGTTCGATTCCGACCGACGCGGCCCCGGAGGAGACTTCGGGTTGGTGA
- a CDS encoding dihydrodipicolinate synthase family protein: MDGTGVPLITPFDEDGELDAERLRELVRWVQDGGVDFIVPCGSNSEAELMGVEERARVVEIVADEADVPVMAGTGHPGLAETLRQTDLAAEVGADAALVVTPFYYSHDDEAMEAYYREVADESQIPVYLYSVPAYTDVKLSPEVVGRLADHDNVAGMKDSSGDVETLQRERRLTEDASFDLLVGSGSVYAHALDAGADGGILGLANVAPERASEIYQLHIAGEDEAARQLNAELVELNRAVTSKYGVPGAKAAMAERGVSAGYPRKPHRPVDEDVRTEIADLIDDVTP; the protein is encoded by the coding sequence ATGGACGGAACCGGCGTGCCGCTGATTACGCCCTTCGACGAGGACGGGGAACTCGACGCCGAGCGACTCCGCGAACTCGTCAGGTGGGTGCAGGACGGCGGCGTGGACTTCATCGTGCCCTGCGGGTCGAACAGCGAGGCCGAACTGATGGGCGTCGAGGAGCGCGCCCGCGTGGTCGAGATAGTGGCCGACGAGGCCGACGTTCCGGTGATGGCAGGGACGGGCCACCCCGGACTGGCCGAGACGCTCCGCCAGACCGACCTCGCGGCCGAGGTGGGCGCGGACGCCGCGCTCGTGGTGACACCGTTCTACTACAGTCACGACGACGAGGCGATGGAGGCGTACTACCGCGAGGTGGCCGACGAGAGTCAAATTCCGGTCTACCTCTACAGCGTCCCGGCCTACACCGACGTGAAACTCTCGCCGGAGGTGGTGGGCCGACTCGCCGACCACGACAACGTGGCCGGGATGAAGGATTCCAGCGGCGACGTCGAGACCCTCCAGCGCGAGCGCCGACTGACCGAGGACGCGTCGTTCGACCTGCTGGTCGGGAGCGGGAGCGTCTACGCTCACGCCCTCGACGCGGGTGCTGACGGCGGAATTCTGGGACTGGCGAACGTCGCGCCCGAGCGCGCCAGCGAAATCTACCAACTCCACATCGCGGGCGAGGACGAGGCGGCCCGCCAACTCAACGCCGAACTGGTCGAACTCAACCGGGCGGTCACGTCGAAGTACGGCGTGCCCGGCGCGAAGGCCGCGATGGCCGAGCGCGGCGTGTCCGCGGGGTATCCCCGCAAACCCCATCGGCCGGTCGACGAGGACGTGCGAACCGAAATCGCGGACCTGATAGACGACGTCACGCCGTAA
- a CDS encoding universal stress protein, with translation MYDTVLLPTDGSEAMETVVEHARDVAERRGADVHVLYVVDDRAFLTLDDDRIPEVTDRLREEGERATDETAAAFDGVTVTTEIRRGNPADEILAAADERDADLVVMGTHGSDPTRNMLGSVSQKVVTLSSVPVLTVDIAETADDSRGIDAALSDD, from the coding sequence ATGTACGACACGGTGTTGCTCCCGACCGACGGGAGCGAAGCGATGGAGACGGTGGTCGAACACGCCCGCGACGTGGCCGAACGACGCGGGGCCGACGTCCACGTCCTCTACGTCGTGGACGACCGAGCGTTCCTGACGCTCGACGACGACCGGATTCCCGAAGTGACCGACCGACTCCGCGAGGAGGGCGAGCGCGCGACCGACGAGACCGCGGCGGCCTTCGACGGCGTGACGGTGACGACCGAGATTCGGCGGGGCAACCCCGCCGACGAGATTCTCGCCGCCGCCGACGAGCGCGACGCCGACCTCGTGGTCATGGGCACCCACGGGTCCGACCCGACCCGGAACATGCTCGGCAGCGTCTCCCAGAAGGTCGTCACCCTCTCGTCGGTGCCCGTGCTGACCGTCGACATCGCCGAGACGGCCGACGACTCGCGCGGTATCGACGCCGCGCTCTCCGACGACTGA
- a CDS encoding creatininase family protein produces MTGRESDTEHRPVALADCTWPEIEAALEDGTRTAVVAVGAVEQHGPHLPLVMDALAGDELARRIAEELGDALAAPTIRPGCSGHHMEFPGTITIPPETLMDLIRSYCRSLDEHGFEHVVLVPTHGGNFAPVETVAPEIAREIDANVVALADLDELMALQNEGLRAAGVEYEEPVVHAGAVETAVVLAVEEGLVRTDELEVGHEGDVSTSRLLSEGFEAITENGVLGDPREATSEAGEAILDRIASAYAEKVEAEREAVR; encoded by the coding sequence ATGACAGGAAGAGAGTCCGATACCGAGCACCGTCCGGTAGCGTTGGCCGACTGCACGTGGCCCGAAATCGAGGCGGCGCTCGAAGACGGGACCAGAACTGCGGTGGTGGCGGTCGGGGCGGTCGAGCAACACGGGCCGCACCTCCCGCTGGTTATGGACGCGCTCGCAGGCGACGAACTCGCCCGGCGAATCGCCGAGGAACTCGGCGACGCGCTGGCCGCGCCGACGATTCGGCCGGGGTGTTCGGGCCACCACATGGAGTTCCCCGGCACCATCACGATTCCGCCCGAGACCCTGATGGACCTGATTCGGTCGTACTGCCGGTCGCTCGACGAACACGGCTTCGAACATGTCGTCCTCGTCCCGACTCACGGCGGGAACTTCGCGCCGGTCGAGACGGTCGCACCCGAAATCGCGCGGGAAATCGACGCGAACGTGGTCGCGCTCGCCGACTTGGACGAACTCATGGCGTTACAGAACGAGGGGCTTCGAGCGGCGGGCGTCGAGTACGAGGAACCAGTCGTTCACGCGGGGGCCGTCGAGACCGCCGTCGTGCTGGCGGTCGAGGAGGGTCTGGTCCGAACCGACGAACTGGAGGTGGGCCACGAGGGAGACGTCTCGACGTCTCGGCTACTGAGCGAGGGGTTCGAGGCCATCACCGAGAACGGGGTCCTCGGCGACCCGCGGGAGGCGACTTCGGAGGCCGGAGAGGCGATTCTCGACCGGATAGCGAGCGCCTACGCCGAGAAAGTCGAGGCCGAGCGCGAGGCAGTCAGATAG
- a CDS encoding response regulator transcription factor, with protein MSIDIPRTESPTVLIVDDNRPLADGFARALPERYEVLTAYTGAEARESLHEGIDVVLLDRRLPDVSGDELLEEIREDGYDCRVAIVSADERSGDLDCDTYLTKPLAGTEVVRQTVSDLLDGNVSY; from the coding sequence GTGTCTATAGATATCCCTCGAACCGAATCGCCGACCGTACTGATCGTAGACGACAATCGACCGCTCGCGGACGGGTTCGCTCGCGCGCTCCCCGAACGGTACGAGGTTCTGACCGCGTACACCGGAGCGGAGGCCCGGGAGTCGCTCCACGAGGGAATCGACGTGGTGCTACTCGACCGCCGCCTCCCCGACGTCTCCGGTGACGAACTCCTCGAAGAGATTCGGGAGGACGGCTACGACTGCCGGGTCGCAATCGTCTCCGCGGACGAACGGTCCGGGGACCTCGACTGCGACACGTACCTCACCAAACCGCTCGCCGGGACGGAGGTCGTGCGCCAGACGGTTTCGGACCTGCTCGACGGTAACGTCTCGTACTGA
- a CDS encoding DoxX family protein, protein MATDASNFRTEANVFETDLAGITVRAKAHSLSAWFVLALRLMMGYAFLHSGWSKLTAPEPFDAAGYLTNVTAASPLAGLFHWMGQTPWFVEFVNLAVPWGEFLVGLGLLVGALTRLAAFFGAFMMLLFYFGNWEVQHGLVNGDFAYMLVFLAVAAFGAGRILGLDALIETYETGGETLVERYPRLRYVLG, encoded by the coding sequence ATGGCCACCGACGCGTCCAACTTCCGAACCGAGGCGAACGTCTTCGAGACCGACCTCGCGGGCATCACCGTCCGGGCGAAGGCCCACAGTCTGAGCGCGTGGTTCGTGCTGGCGCTCCGACTCATGATGGGCTACGCGTTCCTCCACTCGGGGTGGAGCAAACTCACCGCCCCCGAACCCTTCGACGCCGCGGGGTACCTGACCAACGTCACCGCCGCCAGTCCGCTGGCCGGACTGTTCCACTGGATGGGCCAGACCCCGTGGTTCGTGGAGTTCGTCAACCTCGCGGTCCCGTGGGGCGAGTTCCTCGTCGGACTGGGCCTGCTCGTGGGCGCGCTGACCCGCCTCGCGGCGTTCTTCGGCGCGTTCATGATGTTGCTGTTCTACTTCGGCAACTGGGAGGTCCAGCACGGTCTCGTCAACGGGGACTTCGCGTACATGCTGGTGTTCCTCGCCGTCGCGGCGTTCGGCGCGGGCCGCATCCTCGGTCTCGACGCGTTGATAGAGACCTACGAGACGGGCGGCGAGACGCTGGTCGAGCGCTACCCTCGACTGCGATACGTCCTCGGGTGA